The stretch of DNA GAGAAAGACAGGCTACTAGAATCCGTAGTCGGGGGTTGGATTCGAAACGGGCGCCTTCGCTGTCGAGCCGCTCGAGGGCTTTGCGCTAGCTTTGCTGGGGGCTTGCTTCGAGGGTGCCTGGGGCGCCGTTTGCTTCGCCGCCGTTGCCTTCGTCGGCTTGGTGGTCGCGCCCGACTTGGTCGTTTGCGTGGGCACCTCTGCCGTCTCTTCTGGTTGGGGGGGAGGAGCTTCGTCGGGCGGAGTGGCTGCCTGACTGTCGTCCGAAGCAGATCCCGACGGAAGCGGAGCCGACTTGGCTTCGAGCGTTGGAGCTGGAGCGTCCGGTTCGCTCACCGACGCGGCGCCGGAGTGCACCGGCTCTGCGCTCACCCCCCGACCACCTAGCGCGAACCAAGCAGCAAGCACTCCCGCGACGGAGAGCACGCCGAGCGCTGCAAAGACGCCGCCACGTCGGCTCTTGGGGGGTGCCAACGCCCGGCTGTCCGTCACGGACTGCGCCATGGTCGAGTGAGTCTGCGACTTGGCGTCGATCTCCGTGTCCGCGTAGGAGATCGCCGATGGCGGCTCGTTGTCCGCAGAGGAGCTGAGATCGACGAACGACGGCTGTTGGGCGCGAGGAACGCCGGCTGCCTCTTCCAGGGCCGTGGCCATCTCCTGAGCCGACGTGAAGCGCTGGTCGATGTCGCGGTTCAGCGCCTTGTCGATCCAAGCGTCCAGCTCTGCGGAGCCCACGCCCAAGCGGCCGTAGGGCGCAGGATACACCCCGCGTTCGATGGCCAGCACCAGGCCGGGGAAAGTCTCTGCTTCGAAGGGTCGTTGCCCAGTCAGTGCGTGATAGGCCACGACGCCGAGGGACCACAGATCCG from Polyangiaceae bacterium encodes:
- a CDS encoding protein kinase, with the translated sequence MELTAGTLITPQIRLERMLGEGGMGSVWVAEHLGLGIRVAVKFISEELASQPEVRERFTREARASARIKSPHVVQVFDTGMLEERVPYIVMELLEGHDLRDRIRQLKRLPINEVVTVVRQACKALSKAHATGVIHRDIKPDNLFICDPEGDAHIKILDFGVAKSDDTDLAMTSTGAVVGTPYYMSPEQLMSAKHVDVRADLWSLGVVAYHALTGQRPFEAETFPGLVLAIERGVYPAPYGRLGVGSAELDAWIDKALNRDIDQRFTSAQEMATALEEAAGVPRAQQPSFVDLSSSADNEPPSAISYADTEIDAKSQTHSTMAQSVTDSRALAPPKSRRGGVFAALGVLSVAGVLAAWFALGGRGVSAEPVHSGAASVSEPDAPAPTLEAKSAPLPSGSASDDSQAATPPDEAPPPQPEETAEVPTQTTKSGATTKPTKATAAKQTAPQAPSKQAPSKASAKPSSGSTAKAPVSNPTPDYGF